The sequence ctcctcctctcctcattttcgtctgaatgcgcatgcgcggcaagagccgcacgcacattcagccagtctcataggaaagcatttacaatgctttcctatgaacgctggcgtcttctcactgtgatttttacagtgagaaacacgcaaacgcctctagcggctgtcaatgagacatccgataaaggctggattaaccctattataaacatagcagtatctctgaaactgctatctttatagaaaaaagggttaatcctagctggaccaggaacccagaacacttcattaagctgaagtggtctgggtgcctatagtggtcatttaatgtagttgttctggtgagtatagtcagtccctgcacgCTTTCTacagtaaacttttttttttattttttttaagagcaaaggcaatgtttacattacagcctagggatacctccactggccactactcagagggccacttggaggtgcttcatgggtcagtgcagcacagtgtgcagtgctgacgttcagcgtctccacgctctgcatggagatgctgaactttccctatatagatgcattcattcaatatCCCCTGCAAATTGCAGAAATGCTTTACAGTAGGTGTTCACCCAGGGGTATGCAAAAGAATCAGTAATGGCGATTCCCAGGGAACCCCAGGGTGAGCGGGTCCATCGGGTGACCGAAGCTGCCAAGGTCACCCGATGGACATATGTCGTTAGAGGCCAGGGCTGCACTGTAACAACGCAAACAGGTCCCTTCTAGCCTGCAGGGAGAGCGGAGAGGAAGTGAGAGCCTCCCAACTCACTCAGACACAGCCTCGTGGGAGTGTGAAGCCGCAAGTGGAGGGCCAGGCTGAGAGAGGAGCAAGCCCCTAACTCTCATTAGTCCTGGCCAGTAAgagccaccctcctgcatctaaatgTAGGAAACTGGATAATATTATGACCTGTatgagtgtgtcattgtttgtatttgtgtatctgcatgtgtgtatcagagtgtttgtgcaactgcatgtgtgtcagtatttgtatctgtgtgtctatgcacctgtgtcagtgttgtttctctgtcagtgtatgtttgtgtccttatgtatgtctttgtatctgtgtgtctgtatgtcagtgtttgtgtgtgtatatctgtgcatccGCATTTGAGTCAGTGTTTggatttgtgtgtatctgtgtgtcagtacctgcatgtgtgtatctgtatcagggtgtctgtacatgtgtcagtatttgtcttgtatatctgtgtgtgtcattgtggatATCTGGGTaagagtatgtatctgtgtttcactgtatctgcatatgtgtcaggtatgtatgtatgtatgtatgtatgtatgtatgcatctatatacctgtatgtgtgtcgtgtatctgcatgtgtgtcagtgttttattctgtctgtatctgcatgtgtgtcagtatttgtgtctgtacatctgtatgtgtgtcatcgtgtgtatatacatgtgtgtcagtttgtatcagtgtgtctgtgcagttgctgtttgtatctgtgtctgtgcatgtgtgtcagtgtttgtatttgtgtgtatctgtatgtgtctgtcagtgtaactatacatgcatgtgtgtctgtatcagtgtgtcattgtatctgtatgtttatctgaatgtgtatgtgtgtctgtacatctatacgtgtgtcagtgtgtatctatatatgtcattgtttgtatctgtgtatctgcatgtgtgtcagttatCATGTTGGTATCTCTGTACATGTCAGTCTATCTGAATGCTTATGTGtgccaatgtttgtatctgtgtatgtgtatctccaTGCATGTAAAcgtttgtatttgcatgtgtcagtgattgtatctgtgtgtgtgttagtatatgtcagtgtttgcagctaagtgtctgtatctgcatgtttgtcagtgtttatttctgtatctgtatgtattcgagtgtttgtatctgtgtcagtatgtgtatatctgcatgtgtgtcagtgtgtttatgcaaCTGTAGGTGTCATTGTTTGcatttgtgtgtgcatctgcatgtgggtctgtatctgtatgtctgtaaatCTCTaggtgtcggtgtgtatctgtaCCCGCCAATGTTTATGCAACTACGTGtccgtgtttgtatctgtgtatcattttgtctatgtatctgcatttgtattagtgtgacagtgtttgtatctgtgtgattgtgtgtgtctgtatctgcatgtttgtcagtgtttgtatatacacatacatacacctgtggcagaggagaagcaggggagcctAAAGAAGAGAAAATGGGTTGATGGGGCAGAGAAAAACCATGTACATTTGAAATAACTATATtcattacaaacattttgctaatatgaggggtacaatttatggaaatgggctgccaagggatactcaagtgaaaaaaaggttgggaaccactgctgaaTATTTGTGTGTTCTAAAAATATTGGATTGTTTACTGCCACCTGCTGGATATATATCAAATTAGAATTGATATAAATACACTTGCTATGCTAAAGAGCAGGGATTCCTTCAATCATCCAGATATTGGCCCTATTAACAATGTGAATGTCTTTGGATACAATTTGGTGCACATCTCTCTGTTTGAAGTTTGCAAATAGATGAATCTCACTGATCCAATACATGACTATTTATgtaataaaagcaaaaataaaatttacaaGCTAGTTAAAAGCACTCTTTCCCACACAATTTTCCATCCTGTTAAATCATTCCTGATACTAGCCAGAAACACAGGTTGAGGTGAAGATTACATAAGGAAGAAGTAGGCAGTTTAATAAGAGTACAACACATCATTCCAACATTCCCAGCTTTTATTCCACTCTCTCAGGACATAAGGAACTTGGAAActggacttaaccccttaaggacacatgacatgtctgacatgtcatgattcccttttattgcagacgtttggtccttaaggggttaagcaagatgTGGACTCCAATAAAAGGAAGTACAACATACAGATTGTCATAAACATAGCCCAGACCATATCTGCTTCTCTTCAATATCATGCATATGGAAAAAATAGCACCACTCAGATATACTGTTTAAATAGTGCAATTTAATTATAGTAAATTCATTTAAATCTCATAAAATTGAGGAATTATCACCCTTCTATTCCCAGGTCCAGCTCACAAAGGAAGTACGAAAGGTACACCATAGAGTCCATGGGTTCTCCTTCTTCAGAAGATCCAATAAACAGACCATTGGGTGTGCTGGACAAATGCCAGCCAGtaaaaatcactgaaattcacattgaattccgtACTCTTAACACTGCTCTCCCCAGTGTGACTAACAGCCTTAAGATGCTCTCCATTGCCCCTGTACAGCCTTTTAATTGTTCTCCACCTCTTCTATGCCATCTTTACTCTGTGTTATGTTGCAATTATTCCACAGCTTCCTGCATTATGATATCTTTTGCTGCGCTTGTTTTGTATCCTGGATTTCGTTATGCTGTCCTTCACCAGCATACTGACTTTCCACTTTTATTGCAATGAACTTCTTGCTCAGAACTAAATATGTTCACATTGCTTAGGTATGTAGTGTTCTTCAAATGTTGCTTATACTTTTATCCCATACTCCCATCCCCATCTTCTACTGCCGCCCTTCTGGCTTACCCAAATCTGGAACCATTTTAGGTAATAGTAATACTTATTGCTTCTCTCTCCAAAGTGCAGTATTTCCCTCTTCCACTATACACAACTGCACTGGAGAGCAGGAATCTGATGACTGTACAAGATGAGGGGGCAAagaactggaaaaaaataatgcaatggTGGGAATGTAGTCTTTGAAGGGGTACGGTCCATAGTGCCGCTCACTGGGAGATTACTTCAGGCGATCAGAAGCCAGAACATTATAACCAAGGCAACGAAGAGAAAGAGACGTGATAGGAACTGTTCATCTACGTATTGAGGTGTCCCAGGAACTGCTGTAAGAAGAATATTTTAATGACAGGGCAGAGATGACGCAGTATAAGAATTATTATCAAAGTTgttgccaaacacacacacacacacaaaaaaaaatcagtgagaagaAAAGTCAATCTCAAACTATCTGCAAGTGGGAACATTACGAGTATTACAATGAGAACAGTGtaaaaaatttataataataataataataaaaaaaatgataaaaggaGAGTAAAACATTTCAAAAACCAGGAAAACTGAGTCAAATTTTATTAGAAAACTGTAAGTAGTAACAATACACACTACACGTAGCCTGAGGTAAGCAGAAAAATAAATTATGTGTAAAAACAGAACACTGAAAACAACACGTTCAGTGACATGTCAGTGGTGGGGAACATAAATGTAGACAATTAATTGCATGGGGGGGCAATTGTGCTAAAAATGAACGGGTGAGCTGTAACTAGAAGTTGATAAACATACCTGGGGGAGGGCGGCCATCGTTAATGTTAAATGCTGTAGCGAATATTCCAAAAGGAAATGCTCCAATTCCAAAGGACATTTGGAACCCTCCATCTCCAAATCCAAATCCCTGGAAGCCCTGCAgaagagaataaaaatataaaaccaactACTTAAAAGTGGACTGCAGAGCAGGCAAAATCATCATTCAggtcataggttataggaaatgACCAATCAAATCATGAGACCTGTAAAATATCAGAAGCGTGGCGCGGCTTCACTCAGCTTGTTAGTGTTGTAATTAGTTTTTCCCTTAGGAAGCTCGTTATGTGATAACTTTGAATGCCCACGAGTCTTTGAAGAATTACAGATTAGAAGCAATAATTTCATCATGTGACTCAAACACACTGCCATCTGTACTCACTCCTCTATTTTCTGGCTCCGGTCTTTGCCCTTGGGGCCTTGGTGGAGTTTTCTCTCTGTTGCATAGAGAGATGTATAGAATTACAAAGTGCAAACAGTCTGTGGCACACATAACGAGGCTGAAAACAAGGAAAAGCCAAATAACACAAACATTATACAACGCACTGCTCCTCACCTGGGATCTTCCTGTCCAGTGCTTCCTCTCCCGTATAGAGGGATCACTTTATCACGGCTGATTCCAGCTTTGCAAACTGGACAAACTTGACGGTTAGGTCGTGTTTCCAACCACTAATAATATAAAACATGCAGAGACCGGTTATATCCAATATGGCTTCTACAATATCCACCCAAAGCCTACACAGCTTTACAAATAGAGACTAGCCTGTTCATAGAAAGAAAGGAGATGCAAAGGCCATACCATGCAAACAatgttctctcacacacacagccagactaAAACCAGGCCACAGTGAGTTTGCAAATGAGGGTGGATTTGATTTAAATCACAATTTAAAACACTAGTCAGTAAGACTCTAATTAAATTGTGAGTTTTATATGTAAAGACTCATTCTGGCTGGTTGTTAGAATTTTAATATTTCCAATTAAATGAAGATTTATATCTAAATAGATTAGTTTATCAGAACTGATTTTATACCATTAGAAATTCACAGGTAGATCATGATGAAATGATTGCAAGGTGAAGAATCACCAGTTTAACAGGTTAACCCCTTTCTGATGTTATGGTGTGCTATGCCGTCCTACAAAAGAAGGCTTTAACGCCAATAGGGCGGCATAGCATAGTCCTAATGATCTGACCTCCCTCCAGTCCTCATACATCACGATTggtggacctgcctgacaacccaggctgttCCCCTGCAGCTAATCCAGTCATTCTGAGCCTTGTGTTCGCTGTGGCACATGACTCAGATTGCCAAGATTGGCTGCAGGGAGAATTGGCAGGCAGGTCCAACAAAATATAATTAATGAGATAATtatatatcaataatatataaaaatactcagATGAGGATTAGCTGGTACAAACCCTACACTGAAATTACTATGCTAGCACCAACCAACACACAAAGAATAAAAAGTGCCACTATAAACACCAGATAAGCTAGCCTTGTCAGCACAATTTGTAAATACCTTGGTCAGTCCACAAAGATGCTGAGATTGCAAAAACAATACCGAACTAACAAAGGCCATTATTAACTTACAGAGCCAAACCTTTATCAGACTTTATTATCACCAATACATGCTATGTATTTTGATTTCTATTGCATAAAAAACACTGTGCAAAGTTGTTAAAATGTTTGGATTTTTAGAAATTAAAGTATATAGTAAATGAGAAGAAAACAGACTCAACTTACCTGGTGCAAACATGGCCAGCTACAATGGGTGAGAAAAATATAAAGTAATTAGCGACTTTACAACATTTTACAATACATGCCATAACTGGATCCCATCTGTATTTATATTTCCATCCCAGGAAATACTAATAGTACCCAAACTGCTAAGCGTTTAATATAACTCACAAAAGTCCCAGTATTGTATCTCTCACTCCATGCACCTACCAAAACAGGTGGCCACATAGGCTGATCACTGCATCCTTGGCTGTGTCCAGACATATATTACACTCAAATGTGCTATCCTGGCTGCTGCCATCTCCGTTGCTGCTTCCACTTGCCCCACCAGGGCTTGAGTTTTCTGCAGATGCAGAGGGAGCTGGACCTGCACTTGCCATCCTACTTGGCGTAGCCACACAGTATAGAAAATGTTACACCAAAAGAAACACCTGCCAGACAAACAGAATTGCAATGAAAAGATCATAAAATATATTCAGAGATATTTAAAACTGTAACACAGCCCACCCACACTTACCGAGTGATAATTAGCCTGCACTCCAGATGAAGGTGGAATTGCTGTCAGAATAgtcgtctgttagtgtctgtggaAGAGAAAATTGAGCTTTAAGTGCAAGCAGCTTTTCACACTGTTACATCATGTCCCCAAAGAATAAACTGCTGATAGTTGAGAAAGGAACCAGTAATGACGCATAAAACCGCCACTACTAACAGGGTCTGCTAGAACTTGACAGATATAGTTGATCTTAATAAAAATTAAAGGGGAAACATATAAGGAGAGGAAATAAGACGAGGGAGTGGAGAATATGAAATTTAATTGTACCAATGAAACCCAAGACAATGACACTTTGCCTCTATAGTGAAACTAATATCTACATGTCACCTGTCTGCAACGCCCCTCTGAGGACACGGGTTACCAGACTAATCCCCTTTCCACAAGAATGGAAGGAACTAATCCCCTCTCACAGATGGCATGGCTGCTCAGGGACAGTAGAAAGGGTATACCAGTGTACATACAATAAAATCAGAAATACTGGTTCAACAAGTGCAAGTGATCAAGGCTGTAAGATTTCCAGAGTGACAGACTAGGTCACCATCACAGTATATTGCGTTAAttgaaaagaaattaaaataagttaaaacacaaaatacataataaattagCTCAATTAGTGGACAGCAACATGAATAAGCAAAATAAAGGGGGAAAAACGAATTATTGGACATACTCAAATAGAGTGCTTACTTCACACATTTCTGTCTAGTTATAGAATATCTACAGAATATACAAGCATTTTTTAGCCTTTTGAAGGCTAAATCTTGTAGATGCAGTAGAAATCTGATAACTGGACTACAAGTCACTAATAAAACCTtgcacatgttaaaaaaaaaaaaccgaacaaacaaaaacacttcatagagaagcatttgattggaccattctcCGGGCTCAGAGTACATGCGCGCACTCTGACCTGGAAAAGTGATGGAGGACAGAGGGTACCAGGAAAAATGAATGAAGCTGAACATAGGGAGGCAGGGATGGAAACTCAAGCTTCCCCTTGCAATAGCAGTTTACTACAAGCTGGCAATGGACATAACTTTTCTACAGAACTGATATAAGCAGTCTGGAACAGGgttccaggctgcctaagtcAGGGGTGCAACTAGGCACACAAGAGCAAATATctctatatgtgcagcattttaagaAGAAGTGTTGCAGATACAGATTCCTACCAACATGGCTACTTCTAAaagtagaagtggtcatggaagttggtgtaaccctttaatTGTTAAGTCGATAGCACAGAATATATGACACGTTTGTAAACACACAATACACCTACGTAAAAGACTGGCAGGTCCAAGAAATCCATTTAGCTGACACCAACcatttaaaatgtttggataGGGGCCAGCAATTTGTTTTCCATAGCTGTCACTACATTGCACAGCAGCAAGACTTCCCTGGTACTGTGTATGAACAACACAAACTTTTGGAGATTTGCTCCCCTATTTTTGTAGAACTGACTATAGAAaaatatagtatatagtatagacGTTTTAAAAATGATAGCAACAACTaattttacaaaaaacatactcATTGCATAGTAGTCTACAAACACATCATTTCAactcacattttatttttgtatatacaataatacagatgtgtaatataaaatatacaacttTGCAGGTACACTAAAATAAGAACTGCAGTGAATAATCAAATGACAATATGTAATCCAAATAACCAAGGCATTACATCTTCCCAACTTGGCCTATATGTCACAATTAATAGATCAATACATTGTAATTCGTAGTTATTTGTTTAACCAGTAACTTCACAGACCTCAGGCACCTAATTTTTAGAATATTTCATACAGAAGAACCCCAAGACATACATGAATACCAACAGAAATTAAATGTAGCTGTCCTGGTTACATTTAATTACGGGGTTTATTTAAGTAACAGCAATTTGTAATGAACTGATTACTAAAATGCAACATTTAGGTAAAATTACCCAAGCTGTAACTATAGCTGGGTGAGAGATTTTTTTCCCAATCAGTAATTTTAGCCTATATTTTGCAATTAAAGTGTAAGGTAACTACAATTCACAGACATTCAATCCCCACATAACtttataaacagacacacatacaaaacctTGCAAACACCCCCCAGCTAACACACAATACCACAGACAGCTCACATCACACATATAAGTACTACAAGcaattacatacaaacatttaACATCACAGGCAGCCCACATTAACACAATCTACAAAGAGCTCAGATACACACAACACCAAAGACACGATCAAGCCACATACTTAACACCTCAGacaacacacacatatttatcatCACTAACAGCCTTCCCACATAAACAAAAGAGCACAAACAgtccacaaacatacacataacaccaCAGACATCTTCACATACATAAATACCACAAACAGTGCACACGTACATAACACGgcaggcagcctataatcacacacacacaatacaacaaaCATCCCACGCACACACAATACAACAAACATCCCACACACATGCATGCAATGCCAAAAAACCCTCCATGCACAATACCAccgtaaacactaatatttggatAACTAACTCCATGGGAAAATGTGGTTAACTGCATAAAGGGGCCCAATATAGTTCACTCCTATCCTAGTGGCATCTGGCTGCAGTGGACGCTCTCAACCAGtcactccccattcactaaactggcttaaaaagaaacatacctttctcaagccagtttagtgaatggggagttaCTGATTTTGAAGCTTACCACTAGAAAAAACATTgtattcaaagctttcctatgggctctCGCATCATGTGACAGAGGCAACTTTTGGccaactgacgctggatgtcttcatgctgtgcatgaggacatccaccaTCGGCTAAAACACTATAGGAAacaattgattcaatgctttcccatgtgtTTGTCCTAATGATTGTGTGAGCGAGGATaccatagtgctaggaatacaattgtgttaatttaaagtgaattttaaatgttcaatgctttcctatggggaaaatctgacgctggaggtccgtgaggatgtccagtttcAGATAACGAACCAAAAGTCAGTTAGGATTCCAGAAGCCCttgtgtggctgtctggtagacagccacagagggcagatttagagctgcaatgtaaacattgaaattctctggaactgcaatgtttagcattgcagcactaagtgcaaaagggtcacagcacccagaccacttcaatgagctgaagtggtctgggtgcctacagtgtccctttaaattcacttagaattccccctttagtgaataaccctgtatatttcaaCAGGATTTGCgactagtaaatatgagaatttgttaaaaaaaaaaaagaaatgtaacaaATTTTGTAAACCTGCACTGCATTTGGTCCTTAGTAAATAGCAAACTAAGAAGTGAATGacactaaaatagccaagcttacTTTAGCttaataggatatatatatatataaacagagtaGGTATCTTGGCACTCACTTTCTCCAAAAGAGGTTGATTTAtgcctgggtgcaatcccacgttgtggatatatagagaaataaatcaagagatgcactctcaggacttttTAAGTGAATAAAGAAGAATTTATTCCAATaagtaatacataaaaaaaatgaccgacgtttcgacccgttcgggtcttcctcaagatcctgaggaagacccgaacgggtcgaaacgtcggtcatttttttttatgtattacttATTGGAATAAATTCTTCTTTATTCACTTAaaaagtcctgagagtgcatctcttgatttatctctctctctctctctctctctctctctctctctctctatatatcccTTTATCTGATGATTTATTTGTGCTATTTATGTTCCAGGTCACTTTATATTGCAGTGAATGATGATTTTCTATTCGATGTATTGAATCCCCGTCACTCTGTGTACCGGACAGACACCATATGTCACTGACGGTATACATGGAGCGCATTGTGTGGGGCCAGCTGCTGGGGGATTGGATGTGAATGCCGATACTGAGTGACAGGAAGCCCCAGTTAGTGGCAGGCTACGGCAAGGTATGGGCTGTCCGGCCAGCAGCTGACCTATCCGGGTTACCCCCAGAGCAGGCTACGGGCGGACGGGCGGCGGGGCTCCCGGTGTCAGGCAGGAGGCCCCCGGGCCGGAACTTACCGCTCGCTCGCGGTGTGACGGTATGTCCGCCTTGCCTGTCACAGTAACTCACCGTACGGCGACGAACTCCACCACCCGCGGCCACGGGCTGTCCCACCGCTCACACGTCACTTCCGGGTACAAAGTAGCAGAGCTGCGGGCGGTGCGCGGCCCTGACACGGACACGTGACTCGCCtgcaagatggcggcgcccaggagcGAAGCGCCGGTCTCGGACTCGGATAGCGGCAGTGAGGATATGCAGCGCTTCCGGGAGGCGGCCTGGGAGCCACCGGGTGAGGGAGCCGGTAGGGTAATAGGCGCGCGGTGCTTCAAACGTTCCTTTTGGTGGGGGGGGCTGCATGCTGGGGGTCTGGGTAGCAAGCATGTGTTACACATGGTATAACTGCTGGCGACTGTCCCCAGAGAAGCTCAGGACTGGAGGAATAACAATCAGAATGGATAAGGAATGGCATGGGTACATTACAAAAGATAACAGCCATAAAGATTAGTGTGGAATAATATTAGTGTACTGTGAATTAACCCttccctcaaaaaaaaaataataatccataaaTAAGTATCTTGAGTCAGCAAACAGGGGAGCGATGGAGAATCTTAACCCAGTTGGATCTTCTGCTCTAAGTCATAGCTATTCTCCAATCATCTCATGCATTCTGAGGAATGTAAGGACGAAGTAACTGATGAGCTGCTAGTGTCATGGTTGCTTGGGgacatttttaataatattgttgCAATGAAGGAGGACAAGGGTGTGTTACATTACTCTGGTGCCCCCCTAAAAATGGCCAAAATGACTGCCTAGTCCCCTCTGGATAGAGAATAGAAAGTTATCTAATATCCCACAAAGCTATTAAATAAATTATCACTATCTCAAACTATATATTCAATGAATAGGTAGAagatatttattaaaggaacactatgacaTTAggtatacagttttgtattcctaacgctatagtgtcccttacccccaccccacaaacacacactttctctgAAACAGCGATGTTTTACATTTCAGGATTAAaatgattctatagtgttaggaatacaaagttgtattccttacactatagctccctctgcacaCCCCTCTCTGGCCAATAAAGGATTTGAAACCCTTTCTGTACTTATTCGATTCCAGCGCTGATCTCCCTCAGCACCAGGTCGGCACTCCACctcctttaatcccttaaggacacatgacatgattcccttttattccagaagtttggtccttaagcggttaatgTCATCCAACAGGGTGGAAAGGCTAATGTGCATGTACGGCAAACGCATTATGCCCTCCCCATGCTGGATGCCCTCATGCTATAGTCTGAATTCTCACATGTAATTCATTTGGACTTTTCATTTATTTCATGACTTTGTTGTAATGAATCTGATTGGTACATAGCTCTCAAATCATCTTATGTATGCTTTGGTTCACTGTGCATATACGTCCTTAGTATTCTAGCATTTCTATGCAAACACTCCATTTACTATTTGTTGTTTATTATGTCACAGGTATTAAACCAGTTCAGCGCCAGGAGAAGGCCGTTCCATCTACTGCTCCAAGTCTTCGGTAAGAAGCATTGGTTACATTTTATAGTGAATAGAGTGCTTGTTACCCTTTGTATAAACATCTCTTTTTCCATAGTGTGCAGGCTGACTGCCATGAGCATGATGGTAATGAGCTGCAGACTACACCTGAATTTCGATCACACATTGCTAAAAAGCTAACCGCTATCCTGGATAGGTAAGACTCATGGTATTAGTTATCAAGCTGCTCTCCTAATATGTCGGGAcagatttttattaatattatatgttaCTTTTTAGTTGCATCAAAGTAATCCCAGCAATCAGTACCCTTCAGACTGAGCCTATAATGGATACAGAAGACAGTGGTGAGTGGCGACATTACTTGTCTCAGTAATTATGTTGCTGTTTTATAGGAAGACATTGCTCCCTAGTACCGGTCTTATCTACCGTAAATGTGgtgtatatattacacaaggttcgtctacattaaaaggtatttatttagaaggcaacaacacaatactataaatgtatcacaaacatacagcccagacccacggatcAACAACCCttgtaaatctatctatctatatagtaatccccttctccacacgtttgatctcacccacggttaggccttcacatctagtaatggctcactgctgcaagttcgacataacatccaccaaggaagaaaaggaagcaacagagtgtaacatggttcacgaagatagcacatggcgtctgcacatctgctctgcagcagagccaagaaggaacagagaggaatgaggatagagggggagtggttatctctttcctgacttgtaaaggtattgaattaccatatcaaaggttaagcttatccccctgtaagaaagatctacatgacccctggtcaccatgttagtttgatgacagaatgttaccacaaaatggaatatatatatatatatatatatatatatatatatatatatatatatatatatatataatcctatTGCCAAGGGTGTGAATTACCGTGCATTGTATGTGCTTACCAGTACAGAGTTTATGTAAACCGTTCTGGCAATGTTTATTTCTGTACTTGACTGGATTCGGTATCTTTGAAAAGCTTAGCAaagaatattaaattgaggccttgatCCATACAAGCCTCATGGTGAAAG comes from Pelobates fuscus isolate aPelFus1 chromosome 5, aPelFus1.pri, whole genome shotgun sequence and encodes:
- the RNF185 gene encoding E3 ubiquitin-protein ligase RNF185 isoform X2, with amino-acid sequence MASAGPAPSASAENSSPGGASGSSNGDGSSQDSTFECNICLDTAKDAVISLCGHLFCWPCLHQWLETRPNRQVCPVCKAGISRDKVIPLYGRGSTGQEDPREKTPPRPQGQRPEPENRGGFQGFGFGDGGFQMSFGIGAFPFGIFATAFNINDGRPPPVPGTPQYVDEQFLSRLFLFVALVIMFWLLIA
- the RNF185 gene encoding E3 ubiquitin-protein ligase RNF185 isoform X1; the encoded protein is MASAGPAPSASAENSSPGGASGSSNGDGSSQDSTFECNICLDTAKDAVISLCGHLFCWPCLHQWLETRPNRQVCPVCKAGISRDKVIPLYGRGSTGQEDPREKTPPRPQGQRPEPENRGGFQGFGFGDGGFQMSFGIGAFPFGIFATAFNINDGRPPPAVPGTPQYVDEQFLSRLFLFVALVIMFWLLIA